In a single window of the Eleginops maclovinus isolate JMC-PN-2008 ecotype Puerto Natales chromosome 6, JC_Emac_rtc_rv5, whole genome shotgun sequence genome:
- the dad1 gene encoding dolichyl-diphosphooligosaccharide--protein glycosyltransferase subunit DAD1, with amino-acid sequence MSNSVISVISRFLEEYTTTTTNKLKVVDAYLLYILLTGALQFLYCLLVGTFPFNSFLSGFISCVGAFILGVCLRIQINPQNKGDFLSISPERAFADFLFAQTVLHLVVMNFIG; translated from the exons ATGTCGAACTCAGTCATTTCGGTTATTTCTCGGTTTCTAGAGGAGTACACCACCACGACGACCAACAAGCTGAAGGTGGTGGATGCATATTTGCTTTACATCTTGTTGACAGGAGCTCTGCAGTTCCTCTACTGTCTGCTCGTCGGAACCTTCCCCTTCAACAGCTTTTTATCGGGCTTCATCTCCTGCGTGGGCGCTTTCATTCTCGGAG TATGTCTTCGTATCCAGATCAACCCACAGAATAAAGGAGACTTCCTGTCCATCTCTCCGGAGAGAGCCTTCGCCGACTTCTTGTTCGCTCAAACCGTCCTTCATCTGGTCGTGATGAACTTCATTGGTTGA
- the pigr gene encoding polymeric immunoglobulin receptor isoform X1, with protein MLQPFLLTLSLLPWIPAFLCGITYEEELSVMEGQNLTIPCHYEPQYASYVKYWSRGKTREFCTSLARTDESPSANPSEKKVRLFDDPVQQVFTVTMSNLKEQDSGWYMCGVEIGSIWRADVVTYKNIKVIHGMTVENSRLSGEEGSSVTVECQYSERYRDSEKKWCRSGDWSSCLSAGSEGSYEDSSVDIKDDRSGSFTITLKKLQMRHTGWYWCSAGLQKMPVLVQVKPRPMTTALSVTSPPQTVVNPFPHKPITKESWSGYRHILGSLLVCVFFILVGLAILARKWWKRHKQGPVRRQLKEMDARRNEYSDVGDLQNATAIFLNKDSQDVIMY; from the exons ATGCTGCAGCCCTTTCTACTCACCCTCAGCCTGTTACCATGGATCCCAG CTTTCCTCTGTGGGATAACCTACGAAGAAGAGCTCTCAGTCATGGAAGGTCAAAACCTCACTATCCCGTGTCATTATGAGCCCCAGTATGCCAGCTATGTAAAATACTGGAGCCGGGGCAAGACGAGGGAGTTCTGCACCAGCCTAGCTCGGACCGATGAGTCCCCTTCTGCCAATCCATCTGAGAAGAAAGTGAGACTTTTTGACGACCCAGTGCAGCAGGTGTTCACTGTGACGATGAGCAACCTGAAGGAGCAGGACTCTGGGTGGTACATGTGTGGCGTGGAGATAGGCAGCATTTGGAGGGCTGATGTTGTCACCTACAAAAACATCAAGGTCATTCATG GTATGACAGTAGAGAACAGCCGCCTGAGTGGGGAAGAAGGGAGTAGTGTCACAGTTGAATGCCAATACAGCGAGAGATACAG AGACAGTGAGAAGAAGTGGTGTCGGAGTGGAGACTGGAGCTCCTGTCTGTCGGCAGGTTCTGAAGGGAGCTATGAAGATTCTTCAGTGGACATCAAAGATGACAGATCTGGGTCTTTCACTATAACCCTTAAGAAGCTTCAGATGAGACATACAGGCTGGTACTGGTGCTCTGCGGGACTTCAGAAGATGCCTGTGCTTGTGCAGGTCAAACCACGACCCATGACTA cagCGTTGTCTGTGACATCCCCTCCTCAGACTGTTGTAAATCCTTTTCCACACAAACCCATCACTAAGGAGTCTTGGAGCGGTTACAG aCACATCTTGGGGTCCttgctggtgtgtgttttttttatccttgtgGGCTTGGCCATATTGGCGAGAAAGTGGTGGAAACGGCACA AGCAGGGTCCTGTGCGGAGACAACTTAAGGAGATGGACGCAAGGCGAAAT GAGTACTCCGATGTGGGTGACCTGCAAAATGCTACTGCCATTTTCCTTAACAAGGACTCCCAGGACGTAATTATGTACTGA
- the pigr gene encoding polymeric immunoglobulin receptor isoform X2 gives MLQPFLLTLSLLPWIPAFLCGITYEEELSVMEGQNLTIPCHYEPQYASYVKYWSRGKTREFCTSLARTDESPSANPSEKKVRLFDDPVQQVFTVTMSNLKEQDSGWYMCGVEIGSIWRADVVTYKNIKVIHGMTVENSRLSGEEGSSVTVECQYSERYRDSEKKWCRSGDWSSCLSAGSEGSYEDSSVDIKDDRSGSFTITLKKLQMRHTGWYWCSAGLQKMPVLVQVKPRPMTTLSVTSPPQTVVNPFPHKPITKESWSGYRHILGSLLVCVFFILVGLAILARKWWKRHKQGPVRRQLKEMDARRNEYSDVGDLQNATAIFLNKDSQDVIMY, from the exons ATGCTGCAGCCCTTTCTACTCACCCTCAGCCTGTTACCATGGATCCCAG CTTTCCTCTGTGGGATAACCTACGAAGAAGAGCTCTCAGTCATGGAAGGTCAAAACCTCACTATCCCGTGTCATTATGAGCCCCAGTATGCCAGCTATGTAAAATACTGGAGCCGGGGCAAGACGAGGGAGTTCTGCACCAGCCTAGCTCGGACCGATGAGTCCCCTTCTGCCAATCCATCTGAGAAGAAAGTGAGACTTTTTGACGACCCAGTGCAGCAGGTGTTCACTGTGACGATGAGCAACCTGAAGGAGCAGGACTCTGGGTGGTACATGTGTGGCGTGGAGATAGGCAGCATTTGGAGGGCTGATGTTGTCACCTACAAAAACATCAAGGTCATTCATG GTATGACAGTAGAGAACAGCCGCCTGAGTGGGGAAGAAGGGAGTAGTGTCACAGTTGAATGCCAATACAGCGAGAGATACAG AGACAGTGAGAAGAAGTGGTGTCGGAGTGGAGACTGGAGCTCCTGTCTGTCGGCAGGTTCTGAAGGGAGCTATGAAGATTCTTCAGTGGACATCAAAGATGACAGATCTGGGTCTTTCACTATAACCCTTAAGAAGCTTCAGATGAGACATACAGGCTGGTACTGGTGCTCTGCGGGACTTCAGAAGATGCCTGTGCTTGTGCAGGTCAAACCACGACCCATGACTA CGTTGTCTGTGACATCCCCTCCTCAGACTGTTGTAAATCCTTTTCCACACAAACCCATCACTAAGGAGTCTTGGAGCGGTTACAG aCACATCTTGGGGTCCttgctggtgtgtgttttttttatccttgtgGGCTTGGCCATATTGGCGAGAAAGTGGTGGAAACGGCACA AGCAGGGTCCTGTGCGGAGACAACTTAAGGAGATGGACGCAAGGCGAAAT GAGTACTCCGATGTGGGTGACCTGCAAAATGCTACTGCCATTTTCCTTAACAAGGACTCCCAGGACGTAATTATGTACTGA